In one window of Onychomys torridus chromosome 7, mOncTor1.1, whole genome shotgun sequence DNA:
- the Pus3 gene encoding tRNA pseudouridine(38/39) synthase has product MVVMAENTDRNQIEKLLSRVKDLEQEVKRLKKEQANSIKDSNIRENSLGSGKAKRAFDFSAHGRRHVALKIAYLGWGYQGFASQENTSNTIEEKLFEALTKTRLVENRQTSNYHRCGRTDKGVSAFGQVISLDLRSQFPRGRDSDDSNLKDEADDVAKEIRYTHILNRVLPADIRVLAWAPVEPSFSARFSCLERTYRYFFPRADLDIVTMNYAAQKYVGTHDFRNLCKMDVANGVINFQRTILSAQVQLVAQSLGEERRQEPFQLCQFEVIGQAFLYHQVRCMMAILFLIGQGMEKPDIIDELLNIEKNPQKPQYSMAVEFPLVLYDCKFENTKWIYDQEVQEFNVTHLQQLWANHAVKTHMLYSMLQGLDSVMITCGAGTKMDEATEWRNIKPSVIKQTSAFVEGVKMRTYKPLMDRPKCQGLESRIQHFVQRGRIDHPHLLHKEETKAKRDCADTEEENTVLENPTKKVCIIDAEINSTV; this is encoded by the exons ATGGTTGTCATGGCTGAAAACACAGACAGAAACCAGATTGAGAAACTCCTAAGCAGAGTAAAGGATCTGGAGCAGGAGGTGAAAAGACTTAAGAAAGAACAGGCCAACAGTATCAAAGACTCAAACATTAGAGAAAATTCTTTAGGGTCTGGAAAAGCTAAGCGTGCATTTGATTTCAGTGCTCATGGCCGAAGACATGTAGCTCTAAAAATAGCCTACCTAGGCTGGGGATACCAGGGCTTTGCCAGTcaggaaaacacaagcaatacCATTGAAGAGAAACTGTTTGAGGCTTTAACCAAGACTCGACTAgtagaaaacagacaaacatcCAACTATCACCGGTGTGGTCGAACGGACAAAGGAGTTAGTGCCTTTGGTCAG GTGATTTCTTTGGACCTACGTTCTCAGTTTCCAAGGGGCAGGGATTCAGATGATTCTAATTTAAAAGATGAAGCCGATGATGTTGCTAAAGAGATCCGTTATACCCACATTCTCAATCGGGTGCTCCCTGCAGACATCCGAGTATTGGCCTGGGCTCCTGTAGAGCCTAGCTTCAGTGCTAGGTTTAGCTGTCTTGAGCGGACTTACCGTTATTTTTTCCCTCGTGCTGATTTAGATATTGTAACCATGAATTACGCAGCTCAGAAGTATGTTGGCACTCATGATTTCAGAAACTTGTGTAAAATGGATGTGGCCAATGGAGTGATTAATTTTCAGAGGACTATTCTGTCTGCACAAGTACAACTAGTGGCTCAGAGcctgggtgaggagagaaggcaaGAACCTTTCCAGTTATGTCAATTTGAAGTGATTGGCCAGGCATTCCTGTATCATCAAGTTCGGTGTATGATGGCTATCCTCTTTCTGATTGGCCAAGGAATGGAGAAGCCAGATATTATTGATGAATTGCTAAACATAGAGAAAAATCCTCAGAAACCTCAATATAG CATGGCTGTTGAATTTCCTCTAGTCTTGTATGACTGTAAATTTGAGAATACCAAATGGATTTATGATCAAGAGGTTCAGGAGTTCAATGTTACCCACCTACAACAGCTATGGGCTAATCATGCTGTTAAGACCCACATGCTGTATAGTATGCTACAAGGACTAGACTCTGTCATGATAACATGTGGGGCAGGAACAAAGATGGATGAAGCAACAGAATGGAGAAACATTAAGCCCTCTGTCATAAAGCAAACTAGTGCTTTTGTAGAAGGAGTGAAAATGCGTACATATAAGCCCCTCATGGATCGCCCTAAATGCCAAGGACTGGAATCCCGGATCCAGCATTTTGTACAGAGAGGACGCATTGATCACCCACATTTACTccacaaggaagaaacaaaggccAAAAGGGACTGTGccgacacagaagaagaaaatactgTTTTAGAGAATCCAACAAAGAAGGTCTGTATAATAGATGCAGAGATTAACAGTACTGTATAA
- the Hyls1 gene encoding hydrolethalus syndrome protein 1 has protein sequence MAEKRQPYNVEEAMEQLIRPGGQKWANMDPEERMLAAATAFTHICAGQGEGDIRREAKASQYDPYSKASVTPGKRPALPVQLHYPHIRSRVTSSTVSEASQKCRKPVMKRKVLRRKPDGEVLVTDESIISESESGTESDLDLWNLRHRLMNLQFQEGTESPSDASQKYNLPHEYQGISQEDHQLICYLRREEMGPPVYEQDLIVASRPKSFILPRLDQLSRNRGKIDRVARYFEYKRDWDSMRFPGEDHRKELRWSVRGQMLSRTEPQAKPQHVYVPNNYLVPTEKKRSALRWGVRCDLANGVIPKKLPFPLSPS, from the exons ATGGCAGAAAAAAG ACAGCCTTATAATGTAGAAGAAGCAATGGAACAACTGATAAGACCCGGTGGACAAAAATGGGCCAATATGGATCCAGAAGAACGGATGTTAGCTGCTGCTACAGCTTTTACACATATCTGTGCAGGGCAGGGCGAAGGAGATATTAGGAGAGAAGCCAAGGCTAGCCAGTATGATCCCTACAGTAAAGCCTCTGTGACACCAGGAAAGAGACCTGCTCTTCCTGTGCAACTGCACTACCCACATATAAGAAGCCGCGTCACTTCATCAACTGTTTCAGAGGCTTCCCAAAAATGCAGAAAGCCAGTGATGAAGAGAAAGGTTCTGCGCAGaaagccagatggggaagtactagtgACAGATGAGTCTATTATCAGTGAATCCGAATCGGGTACAGAAAGTGACTTGGACCTCTGGAACTTAAGACACAGGCTGATGAACCTACAATTTCAAGAAGGCACAGAATCCCCAAGTGATGCTTCACAAAAATATAACCTACCACATGAGTACCAAGGAATTTCACAAGAAGATCATCAGCTCATTTGCTATCTACGAAGAGAAGAAATGGGACCTCCTGTTTATGAACAAGACTTGATTGTTGCCAGCAGACCCAAGTCCTTTATTCTCCCCAGGCTGGATCAGTTAAGCCGAAACCGGGGCAAGATAGACCGGGTGGCCAGATATTTTGAGTACAAAAGGGACTGGGATTCAATGCGGTTTCCTGGTGAAGATCATAGGAAGGAGCTTCGCTGGAGTGTCCGAGGACAAATGCTTTCCAGAACAGAACCCCAGGCCAAGCCTCAACATGTTTATGTTCCAAACAATTACCTAGTACCAACTGAGAAGAAAAGGTCTGCCCTTCGGTGGGGTGTGCGTTGTGACCTTGCAAATGGTGTCATACCCAagaagcttcctttccctctttctccttcttaa